In Biomphalaria glabrata chromosome 8, xgBioGlab47.1, whole genome shotgun sequence, the genomic window AGtattatgaacacacacacttGACATGACCTTCTGGCATGCTGGACAAACACACTTGACATGACCTTCTGGCATGCTGGACACATACACTTGACATGACCTTCTAACACGCTGGACACAcacagaaaataaacaactcagttacactacagacCCATATTCAGCAGTTGTGAAAGAAACTCTGCCCAAACAACTCCAACCAATCACTGCATGAATTAAATTCATGGCTCTATCATTACAGCCTGTATGTAGTCCTCACTTAGCTGACCAACGAGGCTAAATTTTCGGctataacaaatatatattgaGAATTTTAAATAAGAAAGCTTGCCGGAGGGGTAGAAGGGTGCAGacagactgggattttgaactttgacTTTCAGATTTTTAAGATGCCCCAGAGTCCATCTGACTCTAATGAGTACCAGACATTAGTaaggtgaaagtaaaggcaattggtcaatgtgttggccaAATGACACTCTCATAGactgtgggccatagaaacagatgcccaATAGATGACAAGATCTGGAAGAGATATGTTACTTTTTACTACAATTTCATATTAATTTCAAAGATTGTAAATCTGACAGTGAGCAGCACTAGACCAATGTGATGATTATCAGTATGGCATCACACGTTATCAAAATTACAGTCATCATTGTATATATAAAAGCAAAACATTCCAATCCAGATAATTTAGAAgacattttatatatttcttgtATTCTTAGTTATATGTGGATCTAAAATATATgtcatgtctttttttaatactCTTCATCTCAAGTTTTTTTGCTGATAgcaaatttgaaaacaaattacaattaccattcttttaaaaaagaaaagtttgtacCACTGACCTTGATTGTCATCAAAGAGAGTTCCAAAATGAGCTTTCATTGCCTCTTCATTCTCCTTGACCTTCTCTGCCTCTTGTTCAGCTCTGTCCTTGGCCTCCCTAAGAACACTAGATAAGTTGGGCTTATTGGACTTTGGGCTCAGGAAGTCTCTGGTTTTGCGAAAAGCAGGATCATGTTCAGAAAGAGTGTTGTAGGTTTTCTTGCCTATCGTCTCCAAGACATCAATGCCACCAGCTGCCAGATTTTCAACAGCATCAAAGCCTTCTGACATTAGTGTTTGTCCTTTTGAAGCTAAAGAttttcccttaaaaaaaaggtgatagCCAAAATGacttgttaaaaaataataaatctagtACTATGATCATTCAAAAGCATGTAGAGAATGTATAGACATTTATCTTATctgatcttatataatacagacataacttcaaaaaagaagaagattacatcctacgcctcatgcatctagtcatgcatgttgaccaatgacttaaattctgcaaagtcactggttttcctggctagctcaggcaacccattccatactctaatagcactagggaagaaggagtatttgtacaaatttgttctagcatatgggacgaggaatgtgcctttatctttgtgtctttctgagtattttattaaattttgtttttgtatttaaagattatggttcagtattttatgtataattgctaatttacttttcagtcttctatcctgaaggctttctaaatttaggattttacttaaggtgttactctagtcaaatgtgaatatttgtttgttatgaatctcactgctctattttgtgtctgacATTTTCtaattacacaaaaaaaatattttattaatttcacaaatatgatatttaaaatacatataagATAAATCCAAATAAGTTTAAATCAAGCAGTGTAATGACATAAGAAAACATGACAAACTCACAGTATCTGTTACTTTCTTGGCTAGATCAGACACACCCCAATTTGAGAACCATCCACCtccattgtttttgtcttttttctcttcttcttgAGTACTCTCAGACTCCTTGTCTATGGTCTGGTCAGTCTCCTGGGTCTTCACATTCTCACTTTCCACAGCGACAGTTTCCTCTGGCTGTGATGTGATAGCTgttgagaaaaaataaaatacttgtgtaaaaaaaaatgctgcatTAGATATTTGTGGTTGTTGGTTTGGGGTCGAATTATGAGGTTGAAGGACTAGAATATCCATGCCTAATTGAAACCCTAAAGTGCATGATAATTGATAGGAAAAGTATAGGTCCTTCAATTCTCTGCAAGCTGTTTGTCTCAATAAAAGATATACTTCAACTGATATATCATCTGCATGTGAATGTAACAGTCATGAGCTAGCCATACACAAACCTCTATATAGCTTAGCATTTACAATATTGTTGGTTTAACTATACATAACCCATTCTTTAGACTTTTAGGTTGTGAAATTGATACATTTACTTTCAGAACTAATGCTGAATCCCTTCTCTCCCAAACCAATGTTCACTTAACTCAAGTCAAATGATGTAAATGTGCACTGACCAGATGTAGTATCTTCTGGTGACTGTCCCGCTTCTGTAGCACTCTTATCTTTAGCCAAGTCTTCAGGGTCAGGTATTCCAAGAGATGACTCCACAGAGTCAATAATAGTGGACAGGCCATCACCTGAACAACAAGCAGTGGCACACATAGATTACATAAGAAactgatatatttatttttagtacaCTAGGAATCCAGTTCACTGTgatagatgtattttttttttttaatatttaaatctgTGTGATCTTTATGCTTAACAGTAATTCACCACTTTGAAAATTAACTtgtaaatttatataaatgtatttaattgtttattagaaaaaaagatgcctgtctttctttaaaataattgcatggatacataaatacaaaactagcagactatacaaaaaaatcaaacacttAAATTACTATTACATTTCTACTTACCAACTTGATGTGTGAATGTCTGAACAGAATTTGTGGCTGCCGACAAAATGGTAGATCCCCAGCTTGACCAGCCCCAGCCACCTCGAGAACTCTTTAACAAAGGCATAAACAAACAAGTTCTGATTTAATTTACATTCTGTAACACTAACAAGTGTATACATTTAAACAATTTTCCCAAATACAATGAAACAACTAGGAATGCTCAAATTgtcaaaaacattttcaatttaattgCCCAACTCAATTAAGAAAGATTATCAGAATAAAGTTGCATAAGTGTTAAAGCTACCTCCAATGAATGTTATGACACtattcaatttttaataattcaAAGGCATCTTATTACTTGAAATAAATACAGCCAACTGATtgttgacacaaacacatttttaaaatagtcaCTTCATTCTAAATAAATCATAAAATTCAGTTTGAGAGAGGATTTGAAAGGTTCAATGTCTCCCTTTTTAAAGCCTAGGATTAAAAAATCCTTCAGTTTAATGTAATATGTGATGTGTGtattattcataaaaatatcttttacatATGTTagcttatttttttgtttttactatttgCTGTCTAAAATTAAAAGCAATGTTTCAATCCAGCAATGTCATTTTTAATATGcacataaaaataatacatagaaattcattaaaaaaaaaaacaatacatgtcTTTACTTGTCTATGGCTATGACAAACTGACttgttttatttaaagctaGGTTTAACAGGTATAGTAATTAAGGGAATTTTGGGTAGTTTTGTGATTTCACCACCTTTCTATAAGATATCCATTAAATCAATGTAAAATAAGAATCTTAGACAACCCTGACTTAAGAAACAAAGTCTGATCTATAAAAAGATTTGAGCTGGGAAGTTTGGGTTAGAAGCCCACTGCTCTACCACTCaacatctttttaaaactttttactaccTTTTctgcagtggttcccaaattctGAAGAATTTGTTCCTGCTGTTGACTTCTGTCCACCTGACCTCTGGGTATGTCCTGTTTCTCTGGTGTCTTCACCACATCATGACTCTGTGTCTCTGTGTTGGGCCTGGACTCAGCTTTCACTTGTGTAGCTGTTGTCTTCTCTGATGCACCAGCATCTTTTGGTTCTTTTTGTGCTGTGATGTTGCTTGAAGTTTTTTCAGATTTATCAGTCTCTGGATCTACCTTAGATTCAGGTGGCAGAGAATTCCTAGCTCTTGACCTACTTTCTTCAGGTGTGGGAGACTCTACAACAGTTTTTTCCCCAACTTTCAAGTCTTTATTTTCCTTTGTGCCCACTGGCTTGGGTGAGCTCTCTTTCTTTGCTTCAGAAATATCTGGATTTGAACTACTGGCAACATCAGGTTTAGGAGAGGTTGCTACACTCTGACTTGGTGATGATTTCGTGGCTGGCCTTGCTTCTTTTGCGTTAGTTTGATTACTTCCCTTACCTTGGGGTAAACAAATTATAACTGTATAGCTAGACAATAACTATTTCTTGAAAAATATAACATTGTATATTGAATGCATGTAAAGACAATTATAATCAAAACCTGCATATTGCCTTAAAGAAACCACCATGCTCAATATCAAGGTTGAAAGAAAATGCTATGTGGCTAAATAcctttcttcttgtttttagGGGCTTGTTTTTGTTGCTTCTGTCCAGTATCTTTCTTCTCAATCTCCTTCTTTTGTTCAGTTTCTGAActtttcatttctttactttttgGGCTTAAAGTGTCTATTAATTTTTGGAAAAATGtaagaaattttaaaacttttagtacaatcatttttaaaaaaatgcacacTCTCAGAGACACAAAACTCATTGAGGATAATTTGAAGCATTAATTTATCCCTAAttataaaaactattttcataGCTTGATACGTTAGAGgctttattattaaatatagacAACAAATTGCAACAAGTTATAATACAATGCAATGCATTATTTGTAATGAATGTCAAAATTATAAATAGAGCTTTaactatttattacattttcaatttataatggcaaaaaaagattttttaaatctaaaatagaATTACTTCTGCTAAGTGACATTAACACAACTATTGTGTTGCGACAATAAAGGGCATAAACCTAGTGATTACTTCAGATCAGTTTTGCAGTGAAGTGGCACATAGTTTCATGAAATAATGAAGcctcaatggaaaaaaaaacttgtataagaaaaaatattaaactaagaaagaagaagaaaaaagtaagaaaaacatAATCAACTAAAGCTATTTTATGTTCATCTTCAGGACTATAACAAGTCTCCACCTTTTGATTTCTTGTCATCTCCTTCGTCTGCACTGGCAAAAGCTGTTTCATCATCAGACTCAGACATTGTTCTGTGAACACACAATAGAAATCATTGGTGAAAATTCActcaaagaaaatgttttaggaATAGCAAAGGAAGTGACATTTACGTGTTCCCCTTTCAATCCTGAAGCCAAATATGTAGGTCTTGCCAAGCTGATGCATCATGGGGCTTTACAATAGTGTTAACACTGGAAGCAACGTCATTCATggtatgaaattttaaaaaaaaaaggatgcttTCATAACCCTTATTAATAGTAGTATTATTTCTCTTTGTTCTATtactgtttgtgtgtgtcagaCCTACCGGTATATCTAATTAACTCTGTTCATTAAGCAGTCATTTAAAATTAGCCTATTGGTAATtccaattattttgtttgtaatcgaacaattgaaagaaatataattgaatgatgtggtggtataaattATGTTATGGCTACAACGTGTCAAGCTTAAAGTTAGAGGTTATATatttaatgtgaatatttgttctatttttttttttcgtctatGTAGatcttttattacttttattacatttaatttatatttagtttttagttaTATTGCTTAAAGTACAAAAGCTTGTTTTGCATTATAAATGAGTTtcactattagatctaatactctgttaaaaacaaagacaaaatacaaacagaaaaacGTTGGCAATTAACTTAAGGTAGATAGTCTAAACAAAAACGcatatttccaatgacaatatacggtaataagaaattaaacttaaaaatatatattttaaaaactatttatctccggagaaatcaaattacatattatatatttgtcatctgcctttttttttttgcatattcttaaaatataaaagaaactcAATTCTGCAAATCTAGTCACGTAAACTAATACCTTTAATTCTTTAACAGGGAATATAGTTTTGACCTAATTTGACCTAAACACAGCTAACTGGGAATAGGGTTTTGACCTAATTTGACCCAGTTGAAGCCTATTCCCAGCTGGTTGGGAATAGGGGCCgcctttttctatttctatagtaaattatggttcaacGTTTTATGTgttatagctagatctagaattctagataatctactttactttttaaaactttttattcttctgctCTTCTCGTCTTCTATGAGTTTCCTCTGTCCTGACTCTTGGATGAAACTGAAGACCAGTCACTCCAGTGAAGTGTGATGACTGTCTCCTAGATTTAACTACTATTTAgaacttacttagacttagaagacgacttagtcttagtctaagacaagtttagtgattttactaagaaTACTAAGATTCTTTTTTAACTCTTACAACTTACTGACACTGGTGACTGTCTACTCCtggataattagatctagatctagagtctagtatctagattctagactcaaCTTGACTCAAGACTCTTAGACTGTCTTACAATACTTACATTACTAGTCTTAGTATAAGTAAGTTAGTTTAGTGACTAGTCTTAGACTCGTActtaacttttactttaaatagCACTAACAGTAACACTAGTAACAGTGAGTAACAGTAAATGGTAATTActttttaatctagatctagtagatctagatctagtactagacaGATCTCGTCACGATCTAGTAGTTGAgtagtaatagtagtagtactagatctagaatctagtagttaGTTACGTCACTAATGccatggtgttactctaatcactaatcaaatttgaatataaaTACAGTTAATAAGAAACACatctaataaagtaaaaaataaatgtgatagTGAACAAAACCGTACGCAATGTGTTAGAGTAAGACTCTAAGTGTAGTCAGTGTACACTGTAGATCTCCACCACGTCAGTCGTAAACTTTTATGACAACAAAGTTAGCtaacaaataaaaagtaaaaatttgtTTCGATTATTTAGACCTGTGCCTGGAtttaaaattatagaaattGTGTACTTCAAAGTACTATAAAGCAGTTTTTTCGTACCTTCATGAGTAGGCCTAGCTATTTCTTCTACTAAATCTAAATCTTGATATTTTTGAGATAACAAGACAAATTGTTTTAATACTTTTCTATGTGGTGTCTTTTATTTAGATCTCTGTTGTGTCCGTTAAGGATCGAGCTTGCGCCCATTAATATAACCTGGCCTTGACCAAcggaaataattttaatttacccAGAGGCCAGAAATGATGGTTCTTCGATTACCCTTCTGCCGAAGGCCCCTCATCAACTAGATAATCATTAATCACACCCTTTGTTGTTAGACACTTCTTGAGCCCTGCCTACCCCAACCTAGCGAGGCCGGAGGCCCAGGGGTTACTTTAATATACCGCCACTACTACTGCAGCGAGAGAGCAATCACCACAGCATATATGGACCCCGTTGATGAACGGCGTGGCGAATGCGGTGGTTTTGCGGAGCCTTTTCTTTTGTCCTTCCTGGCCATGTGCAATGCTTGTTCGCTAGAACGTGCTGTAGCGTGGGAGCCCATTGGAAGAAATATTTCCATCTTAGTTATAGCCTATCTTTCTGCCCAAACAGACGTTTACAGCCTGTAGCGTGGCATAGCAATAATTAACTATTATGCGAATAGGTTCATTACGTTTGAGCTCATGTGTCATGACCATTCTGTGCCCACATGTGGATGCCAACAAAGtgagaaaaaatgtatttttgtaaaagccgatttaaaacaaatgttactCCAAATCGTCCTAAATGTTAAACATCAAAACGTTGAACCATGTTTTCAGCCAAAGTTAGTGTACCAGCAGTTTGGACTTCTTTAATCTAAGGAACTGTAAGGATGACGTTTTTCCCCCTGAATGTTAATACAACATTTGATAGTAATACggaatcggggggggggggggggggaagaagtgTTTGGTTAAGAAAATATTGATGTGTAGCACGGGGGGAAAAAAGGTGGGAGGGCGACAACGACAATTCGGTATATGGGCTATATTGTATACACAATTACATTTTATGTTTTCCAAACATTGTCACAATATGCATGTTATTTTCACTTTGCGGTCGAAAATATTATCTCTAAAAAGTTCTATGACACAGATCAGGTTAACTTTAGGCTACTTGCTGCATGTTCTTTCCATGGGCGAGAAACAGCAAAAATTTAGAGATAGATTCACTGGTTTCTGCAATGAAGTAGGGCCTATCTAATTAGGCATAGatagccgaaaaaaaaaagacattttagtaaataaattttacatttatttaatgttgtttgtttttttcaaagttagttttacacatacattttgttttcgtaatgtaaatttatataatgtgtaaaaaaaataataaataataattttaaaacattagctTGTTAATTTGTAACATCTTCTAGTCGATTAATACTGTTAAGAAGTTCTAAAACTATTGAATTCCAAGACATTATTGTTTGCAGACGTAAAATTactacataaaaaaatgtatacttgCTAGGGAATGTCTCTAGGTGAATGTACCGATACAAACAGATTACTCGTCTTTTTGTTGTACACTAGgcctgtaggcctacatttgtcTCTATTTGAGGGGGCCCACAAACATATATATCCTATATATTCTTGCGCGGAATATACCCCCGtttagatcctagatctaaataaaatgtattttattttaatatggtAAGAAAGATAAGAAATTTAGATCGAGGTCTA contains:
- the LOC106053609 gene encoding protein FAM114A2-like, giving the protein MSESDDETAFASADEGDDKKSKDTLSPKSKEMKSSETEQKKEIEKKDTGQKQQKQAPKNKKKGKGSNQTNAKEARPATKSSPSQSVATSPKPDVASSSNPDISEAKKESSPKPVGTKENKDLKVGEKTVVESPTPEESRSRARNSLPPESKVDPETDKSEKTSSNITAQKEPKDAGASEKTTATQVKAESRPNTETQSHDVVKTPEKQDIPRGQVDRSQQQEQILQNLGTTAEKSSRGGWGWSSWGSTILSAATNSVQTFTHQVGDGLSTIIDSVESSLGIPDPEDLAKDKSATEAGQSPEDTTSAITSQPEETVAVESENVKTQETDQTIDKESESTQEEEKKDKNNGGGWFSNWGVSDLAKKVTDTGKSLASKGQTLMSEGFDAVENLAAGGIDVLETIGKKTYNTLSEHDPAFRKTRDFLSPKSNKPNLSSVLREAKDRAEQEAEKVKENEEAMKAHFGTLFDDNQGLAHLEALEMLSNQSEKKVHSLLNSLSSKDLAEIKPLLISIKETFSVQEEDESAADTDQDVSGLVSQCLAQLKLGTASDKLNTVLEMVRQWIADTQENQEKDSIKDVHQKSIQALAELTAKGVEQFHKAGELILLEKNKENDFIEKSQSLARLTSVLCHEIGNLATRFVACLNKMAEKQENPDEITQFVTNIYLEATNSSTYIQDAFVLLLPVVQHAAIEHSVLFRES